A portion of the Carya illinoinensis cultivar Pawnee chromosome 11, C.illinoinensisPawnee_v1, whole genome shotgun sequence genome contains these proteins:
- the LOC122282483 gene encoding uncharacterized protein LOC122282483, producing the protein MEPFQEEILDDPICPICQSENETVMHLLWKCLAANDVWSRMTSPLQKWQVAEDDLLSLWGRMKEKLTGTELELTAATMRALWLRRNESIFENKFRNPMGVIRSSMETLQEYQAANQLLKRGNSTVSGARQGQNWEVPRENYVKTNWDAAVDLRNKKVGFGIIIRDEKGEVLAATCAEGVFSSTSNSRKSSIKEGSRDLYRPEFYKSNIGGRCETDYRCS; encoded by the coding sequence ATGGAACCTTTTCAAGAGGAAATTTTGGATGATCCAATATGCCCCATATGTCAGTCAGAAAATGAGACAGTCATGCATCTCCTATGGAAGTGCCTGGCAGCCAATGATGTATGGTCAAGAATGACAAGTCCTCTGCAGAAGTGGCAAGTAGCAGAAGATGACCTCCTAAGTTTGTGGGGTAGGATGAAAGAAAAACTTACAGGAACTGAGTTGGAGTTGACAGCAGCAACTATGAGGGCCCTATGGCTGAGGAGAAACGAgtcaatttttgaaaataagtttAGAAACCCCATGGGTGTGATTAGATCTTCAATGGAAACACTACAGGAGTATCAAGCTGCAAACCAGTTGCTAAAGAGGGGCAATAGTACAGTTTCGGGTGCAAGGCAGGGTCAGAACTGGGAGGTGCCAAGGGAGAATTATGTCAAAACTAACTGGGATGCAGCAGTCGATTTGAGAAATAAGAAAGTTGGTTTTGGGATAATTATTAGAGATGAAAAGGGGGAAGTTCTAGCAGCAACATGTGCAGAGGGAGTTTTTTCATCAACCAGCAACAGTCGAAAGTCTAGCATTAAGGAGGGCAGTAGAGATTTGTACAGACCtgaattttacaaaagtaataTTGGAGGGAGATGTGAAACTGATTATAGATGCAGTTAA
- the LOC122282484 gene encoding uncharacterized protein LOC122282484, with product MLFGRARLDEWLKIQRILSRYEKASGQFLNRDKTAIFFSSNTKTEDKRDVLAAGGATMRGNFERYLGLPTMVGRSKYNTFKCINERMWQRINNWKNGYLSGAGKEIMIKTMLQAIPTYTMSVFKLPKNLCQDLNSMFAKF from the coding sequence ATGTTGTTTGGGAGGGCCAGATTGGACGAATGGTTGAAAATTCAAAGAATTCTAAGCAGATATGAAAAGGCTTCCGGTCAGTTTCTGAATAGAGATAAGACAGCAATATTCTTCAGTTCCAACACTAAAACAGAAGACAAAAGGGATGTGCTAGCAGCAGGGGGAGCAACCATGAGGGGTAACTTTGAAAGGTATTTGGGTCTACCTACCATGGTAGGTAGATCAAAATACAACACCTTTAAGTGCATCAATGAGAGAATGTGGCAAAGAATCAACAACTGGAAAAATGGCTATTTGTCTGGTGCAGGAAaggaaataatgataaaaacaaTGTTACAAGCAATCCCAACATATACAATGAGTGTTTTCAAGCTTCCTAAGAACCTTTGTCAGGATCTGAACAGCATGTTTGCAAAGTTTTGA